The following are encoded in a window of Arthrobacter antioxidans genomic DNA:
- the coaA gene encoding type I pantothenate kinase: MSDRGTGTQQAIGAESFTPFVELDRQMWSRLSHEIRSPLNVEDVQRLRGLGDALNLDEVREVYLPLSRLLNLYTAAAGQLHAATNTFLGESTTRTPFVIGVAGSVAVGKSTTARVLRELLRRWPDTPDVALITTDGFLYPNAELERRGLMQRKGFPESYDRRRLLRFVSEVKSGAAEVRAPSYSHLTYDIVPGREVVVRRPDVLIVEGLNVLAPARPRPDGITGLALSDFFDFSIYVDAKTAHIKEWYVHRFQSLRSSAFAKPESYFHRYADLSDEEARRTATSIWERINEPNLVANVLPTRGRAQLVLTKDADHSVRRMLLRKT, from the coding sequence GTGAGTGACAGAGGCACGGGGACGCAGCAGGCCATCGGTGCCGAATCCTTCACCCCCTTCGTCGAACTCGACCGCCAGATGTGGTCGCGCCTGTCCCACGAGATCAGGAGTCCCCTGAACGTCGAGGACGTCCAGCGGCTGCGCGGCCTGGGTGATGCCCTGAACCTCGACGAGGTGCGCGAGGTCTACCTCCCCCTCTCCCGCCTGCTGAACCTCTACACGGCGGCGGCCGGCCAGCTCCACGCGGCCACCAACACGTTCCTCGGGGAGAGCACCACGCGCACGCCCTTCGTGATCGGCGTCGCCGGCTCCGTGGCGGTGGGCAAGTCGACGACGGCGAGGGTGCTGCGCGAGCTCCTGCGGCGCTGGCCGGACACTCCCGATGTGGCGCTGATCACCACGGACGGCTTCCTGTACCCGAACGCGGAGCTCGAGCGGCGTGGCCTCATGCAGCGCAAGGGCTTCCCCGAGTCCTACGACCGCCGGCGGCTCCTGCGCTTCGTCAGCGAGGTCAAGAGCGGTGCCGCCGAGGTGCGCGCCCCCTCGTACTCGCACCTCACCTACGACATCGTGCCGGGCCGCGAGGTGGTGGTCCGCCGCCCCGACGTCCTCATCGTCGAGGGCCTCAACGTCCTGGCCCCGGCGCGCCCGCGGCCGGACGGCATCACGGGACTCGCGCTGAGCGACTTCTTCGACTTCTCCATCTACGTCGACGCGAAGACCGCCCACATCAAGGAGTGGTACGTCCACCGCTTCCAGTCGCTGCGCTCCAGCGCGTTCGCCAAGCCGGAGTCCTACTTCCACCGGTACGCCGACCTCAGCGACGAGGAGGCCCGCCGGACGGCGACCAGCATCTGGGAACGCATCAACGAGCCGAACCTCGTGGCCAACGTCCTGCCCACGCGCGGGCGGGCACAGCTGGTGCTCACCAAGGACGCCGACCACTCCGTGCGCCGCATGCTCCTGCGGAAGACCTGA
- a CDS encoding SDR family NAD(P)-dependent oxidoreductase, protein MRVLVTGSVEGLGRAAAEDLLREGHDVVVHARTEDRAGALAPLTGRGAGLVVGDFEDRQAVLRIAAELNAGETLDAVIHNAGVWSGSAVMPVNVIAPYLLTALLEGPRRHVYLSSGSHYSGRPSLDGVDWRGRSPGHYGDSKLFLTTFSAALARLRPDVLSNAVDPGWVPTRMGGPDAPDDLDLAHRTQVWLATGEDPEALVTGGYWFHRRRRQPHDAVLDPGFQDRLLGVLAGETGVSLPGSR, encoded by the coding sequence ATGAGGGTGCTGGTCACCGGGTCGGTCGAAGGCCTCGGCCGGGCAGCGGCCGAAGACCTCCTGCGGGAGGGGCACGACGTCGTCGTGCATGCCCGCACCGAGGACCGTGCGGGCGCTCTCGCCCCCCTCACCGGACGGGGGGCCGGGCTCGTGGTGGGGGATTTCGAGGACCGGCAGGCGGTCCTGCGGATCGCTGCCGAGCTGAACGCGGGCGAGACCCTCGACGCCGTGATCCACAACGCGGGCGTCTGGAGCGGCTCCGCCGTCATGCCCGTCAACGTGATCGCCCCGTACCTCCTGACCGCCCTGCTCGAGGGCCCGCGGCGCCACGTGTACCTGAGCAGCGGGTCGCACTACAGCGGGCGTCCGTCCCTGGACGGCGTGGACTGGCGGGGCAGGTCACCGGGCCACTACGGGGACAGCAAGCTCTTCCTCACCACCTTCTCCGCCGCGCTGGCCCGCCTCCGCCCGGACGTCCTGAGCAACGCGGTGGATCCGGGATGGGTCCCCACGCGGATGGGCGGCCCCGACGCGCCGGACGATCTCGATCTCGCCCACCGGACCCAGGTGTGGCTGGCCACGGGGGAGGACCCCGAGGCGCTCGTCACCGGCGGGTACTGGTTCCACCGCCGGCGGCGGCAGCCGCACGACGCCGTGCTGGACCCCGGGTTCCAGGACCGGCTGCTCGGCGTGCTCGCCGGGGAGACGGGCGTGTCCCTGCCGGGGAGCCGCTGA
- a CDS encoding M15 family metallopeptidase translates to MRVLPSVTLVVLAVTLSACSGPGPAPGSPSGAASGATASSGTTASSDTTASSVPASDHAEPTGKATDLPAPPQRTPVPAASGPATAAPATASPAPPAPGATAHTDPGAVDVVVNKRRPLTPLDYAPADLRRPAVATPTGFDLLRPDAATAVEEMFAAAAADGVGLAMVSGYRSFADQESTYAYWVGQYGGAAGADTVSARPGYSEHQTGLAFDVAQADGACTLVRCFQDTPAGQWTAAHAADFGFILRYPFGFHEITGFSAESWHFRYVGRDVSLAMKAAGTQTLEEHFGLPPAPSY, encoded by the coding sequence GTGCGCGTCCTGCCGTCGGTGACGCTGGTGGTCCTCGCAGTGACGCTCTCGGCGTGTTCCGGGCCGGGCCCCGCCCCCGGGTCCCCCTCCGGCGCGGCGTCGGGCGCCACCGCATCCTCGGGAACCACGGCCTCATCGGACACCACAGCCTCATCGGTGCCGGCATCGGACCACGCCGAGCCCACCGGGAAGGCCACGGATCTCCCCGCCCCGCCCCAGCGCACTCCCGTTCCCGCCGCGAGCGGTCCGGCGACGGCGGCCCCGGCGACGGCATCGCCCGCACCCCCTGCTCCCGGCGCGACGGCGCACACCGATCCCGGCGCCGTCGACGTCGTCGTGAACAAGCGCAGGCCCCTGACCCCGCTGGACTATGCGCCCGCGGACCTGCGCCGACCCGCCGTCGCCACACCCACCGGCTTCGACCTCCTGCGCCCCGACGCTGCCACGGCCGTGGAGGAGATGTTCGCAGCGGCCGCGGCCGACGGCGTGGGCCTGGCCATGGTCAGCGGATACCGTTCCTTCGCGGACCAGGAATCGACCTATGCGTATTGGGTGGGCCAGTACGGCGGCGCGGCGGGCGCGGACACCGTGTCGGCGCGGCCCGGCTACTCGGAGCACCAGACGGGCCTCGCCTTCGACGTCGCGCAGGCCGACGGCGCCTGCACCCTGGTGCGCTGCTTCCAGGACACGCCCGCCGGGCAGTGGACGGCGGCCCACGCGGCCGACTTCGGGTTCATCCTCCGCTACCCGTTCGGGTTCCACGAGATCACGGGCTTCTCGGCGGAATCCTGGCACTTCCGCTACGTGGGCAGGGACGTCTCCCTGGCCATGAAGGCTGCCGGCACCCAGACCCTCGAGGAGCACTTCGGCCTCCCCCCGGCGCCGTCGTACTGA
- a CDS encoding MFS transporter has protein sequence MSIDEAASPAPAPAPAASAPPLVHRPGRWIDHWDAEDTAQWSGGGRSIARRNLQWSIACEFLGFVVWQLWSIVVVYLPAAGFTFTTSQIFWLISMPSLVGATLRIPYTFMVPRLGGRNWTVISALLLLIPTIGLGLCVSNPDTPFAVMLAVAALAGFGGGNFASSMANITFFFPAREKGWALGLNAAGGNLGAAVAQLVVPIVVALGAAATLDLPLAGWIWVPLILAAAFGAWKFMDNLSSARSDLAGSLAAVREPHLWVMALLYIGTFGSFIGFAGVFPKLIVDSFPAFSTIAMGPATLSLAFLGPLVGSLARPFGGRLADRFGGAMITVCAFAVMAAISLAVVWTLPLADFWLFLGLFLVLFAAAGAGNGATYRMIPVIFARRGAAAGAELRESVSTARKSAAALGLISAVGAYGGFLIPQVLNASKGASGSYDGAFYGFVGGYVLMLAVTWFFYLRRSSTLGKV, from the coding sequence GTGAGCATCGACGAAGCAGCATCTCCCGCGCCGGCTCCCGCACCGGCGGCGAGCGCGCCCCCGCTGGTCCACCGTCCGGGCCGCTGGATCGACCACTGGGACGCCGAGGACACCGCCCAGTGGAGCGGCGGCGGCAGGTCCATCGCCCGGCGCAACCTGCAGTGGTCGATCGCGTGCGAGTTCCTCGGCTTCGTGGTCTGGCAGCTGTGGTCGATCGTTGTGGTGTACCTGCCGGCGGCGGGCTTCACCTTCACGACGTCGCAGATCTTCTGGCTGATCTCCATGCCGTCCCTCGTCGGGGCGACGCTGCGCATCCCCTACACGTTCATGGTGCCGAGGCTGGGTGGCAGGAACTGGACCGTGATCTCCGCCCTGCTCCTGCTGATCCCGACCATCGGGCTCGGACTATGTGTCTCGAACCCCGACACCCCGTTCGCCGTGATGCTCGCCGTGGCGGCGCTCGCGGGCTTCGGCGGCGGCAACTTCGCGAGCTCGATGGCGAACATCACCTTCTTCTTCCCCGCCCGGGAGAAGGGGTGGGCGCTCGGCCTGAACGCGGCGGGCGGCAACCTCGGCGCCGCCGTCGCGCAACTGGTGGTTCCCATCGTCGTCGCCCTCGGCGCCGCCGCCACACTGGACCTGCCCCTCGCCGGCTGGATCTGGGTGCCCCTGATCCTCGCCGCCGCCTTCGGTGCCTGGAAGTTCATGGACAACCTCTCCAGCGCCCGGAGCGATCTCGCCGGCTCGCTCGCGGCCGTCCGTGAACCGCACCTGTGGGTCATGGCGCTGCTCTACATCGGGACGTTCGGCTCGTTCATCGGCTTCGCCGGGGTCTTCCCGAAACTGATCGTCGATTCCTTCCCCGCCTTCTCCACGATCGCCATGGGCCCGGCGACACTGTCCCTCGCGTTCCTCGGCCCCCTGGTCGGCTCCCTTGCGCGGCCCTTCGGCGGACGCCTCGCCGACCGGTTCGGCGGAGCGATGATCACCGTGTGCGCCTTCGCGGTCATGGCGGCGATCTCCCTGGCCGTCGTCTGGACGCTCCCCCTGGCCGACTTCTGGCTCTTCCTCGGCCTTTTCCTCGTCCTCTTCGCGGCCGCCGGCGCGGGCAACGGGGCGACCTACCGCATGATCCCCGTCATCTTCGCCCGGCGCGGCGCGGCAGCAGGGGCAGAACTCCGGGAATCGGTGAGCACCGCCCGCAAGTCGGCGGCGGCCCTCGGGCTCATCTCGGCGGTCGGCGCCTACGGAGGCTTCCTCATCCCCCAGGTCCTCAACGCCTCGAAGGGCGCCTCGGGCAGCTACGACG